Proteins from one Methanobacteriaceae archaeon genomic window:
- a CDS encoding fumarate hydratase: protein MSAKITGLVRNAVIDASTTFREDQLAAYQKAIHEEENDNARWVLELLLENARIAMSNKVPLCDDTGIPHVLVELGPNTPLPENFFNQIEEGVISGLRELPGRPMAVLGNDVERMEQSRGLSNDPGKVMPPGVLIDHMDDEGIKIHILMLGGGPEIRSHTYRVFHQRDHRNLFKEALTWMRSEVPKLGCTPCIPAIGIGRTHFEASSLMLKAMAYGNLNDQSEIEKKITDSLNHTKVGALGLGGSVTALGSMVKVGPQRASGVRIVSMRPCCCVEPRKASIYLSQDLME, encoded by the coding sequence ATGTCAGCAAAAATCACTGGTCTGGTCAGGAATGCAGTTATAGATGCGAGCACAACATTCAGAGAAGACCAGCTGGCCGCCTACCAAAAGGCGATTCATGAGGAAGAAAATGATAATGCCCGCTGGGTCCTGGAATTACTCCTGGAAAATGCTAGAATAGCAATGAGTAATAAAGTTCCCCTGTGTGACGATACTGGGATCCCCCATGTTTTAGTTGAATTAGGGCCAAATACACCTTTACCAGAGAATTTTTTCAATCAAATAGAGGAAGGAGTGATTTCAGGTCTCAGGGAACTTCCTGGAAGGCCCATGGCAGTCCTAGGGAATGATGTTGAAAGGATGGAGCAGAGCAGGGGGCTTAGTAATGACCCTGGAAAAGTAATGCCTCCGGGAGTTTTGATTGATCACATGGATGATGAGGGCATTAAAATCCATATTCTGATGTTAGGTGGCGGTCCAGAGATAAGAAGCCATACATATCGTGTTTTTCACCAGAGGGATCACAGAAATCTTTTTAAGGAAGCGTTAACATGGATGAGATCAGAGGTTCCTAAGTTAGGATGCACACCATGCATCCCTGCCATAGGGATTGGTAGAACCCATTTTGAAGCTTCATCACTTATGCTGAAGGCAATGGCCTATGGGAATCTCAATGACCAATCAGAAATTGAGAAAAAAATCACTGATTCATTGAATCATACCAAAGTAGGTGCACTTGGTCTGGGGGGTTCTGTTACTGCCCTCGGTTCTATGGTTAAAGTAGGACCTCAAAGGGCCAGTGGAGTTCGAATCGTTAGCATGCGACCTTGTTGCTGTGTTGAGCCAAGAAAAGCATCTATTTACCTATCACAAGATTTAATGGAGTAA
- a CDS encoding citryl-CoA lyase, with protein MAIGRETVENLLKITKPRWRTSLTKVEPNRIITRGYPQEDLIGNISFPEMVYLLLKGELPGYEEAKMLEAVLVSFCDHGLTPPSTQVARIMASTGAPMNTCVSGGISSFGKHHAGALERSMQIIQKLIKEGIANSGPPSSRGDLKNLALLAVEHFLDKGKKIPGFGHRFHDKDPRPDKLVKTAKKYGCFGIHTQLAVSIEDILIEMKGIRMNIDGANAGILSDMGFDWRCGTGIFTIGRVPALVSHIHEEKSFETPFRKFVEVEDIYYDGLESRNINSDRKILNTSK; from the coding sequence ATGGCAATTGGAAGAGAGACTGTGGAAAATTTATTAAAGATTACCAAGCCCCGATGGAGAACCTCCCTTACCAAAGTGGAACCCAACCGGATCATCACCCGAGGATACCCTCAGGAAGATTTGATTGGAAATATTTCTTTTCCAGAGATGGTTTATTTACTTTTAAAAGGTGAGTTACCAGGATATGAAGAGGCAAAAATGTTAGAGGCAGTTTTAGTTTCTTTCTGCGATCATGGTCTAACTCCACCCAGCACCCAGGTGGCCCGGATAATGGCCTCCACTGGCGCTCCCATGAACACATGTGTATCTGGAGGCATTTCTTCATTTGGAAAACACCATGCAGGGGCCCTGGAACGTTCCATGCAGATAATTCAAAAATTAATAAAAGAAGGCATTGCTAATAGTGGACCTCCTTCCTCTCGTGGTGATTTGAAAAACTTGGCACTACTGGCAGTGGAACACTTTCTGGATAAAGGTAAAAAAATACCTGGATTTGGACATCGTTTTCATGATAAGGACCCGCGACCGGATAAATTAGTGAAAACTGCTAAAAAGTATGGATGTTTTGGTATTCACACTCAATTAGCAGTGTCCATTGAGGATATACTCATAGAAATGAAGGGTATCCGTATGAACATTGATGGTGCTAATGCCGGGATACTCTCGGACATGGGATTTGACTGGAGATGTGGAACTGGAATATTCACCATAGGAAGAGTTCCAGCGCTTGTTTCACATATACATGAAGAAAAATCCTTTGAAACTCCTTTTAGGAAGTTTGTCGAAGTTGAGGATATTTATTACGATGGTTTAGAATCTAGAAATATTAATTCTGACCGTAAAATACTTAACACGAGTAAATAA
- a CDS encoding V-type ATP synthase subunit H, protein MTTISEAITTIKKAESDADKLIKDTEAKSSEMIQEAKSKSKETIEKAKESANIDAEKITFEAETNAKKEAYKINNQTNEKVEITKSKATGMVDEAAEVIVKSIL, encoded by the coding sequence ATGACAACGATATCGGAAGCGATAACAACGATAAAAAAGGCTGAAAGTGATGCCGATAAACTAATAAAGGACACAGAAGCCAAGTCTTCTGAAATGATCCAGGAAGCTAAGTCTAAATCAAAAGAAACCATAGAAAAGGCAAAAGAATCCGCGAACATTGATGCTGAGAAAATCACATTTGAAGCCGAGACTAATGCCAAGAAGGAAGCATACAAAATAAACAATCAAACCAATGAAAAAGTAGAGATAACAAAAAGTAAAGCTACCGGTATGGTTGATGAGGCTGCAGAAGTCATTGTAAAAAGCATATTATAG
- a CDS encoding V-type ATP synthase subunit I: MFKPARMKKLRIITLDKYADSAVNALHEAGLVQIEDISERIQQDAEWRQILKPSSASPFTAKISSLLMKTSGTADFLKSMAHKEKGILPLVKGFINPPPIQKVEVEALDVQELIDKAEKTLGEVESRTQPLEEKINQLDSKKTELENSLKVAQNLLNFDIDLSLLEGSEYVSFIAGKISSESYDTFENSLKDINDEIVVFDQESESKGFKILVIVTLKSHSDEVLSQLRKLEFERFEFNALEGKPSEIISKSESEIESISREKESILEDLADISAEWLNPLMGLKEQLEIEKQRNEIFSSFGETENTKMFEGWVTEKQLKEALVTIDTSTEGHSIVDVTDPDVNNDNIPVHLDNPRFAKPYEMFVHMYSPPDYREIDPTILMAIIFPFFFGFCLTEAGYGIVDAMVGYIIFRGLGRNSKTMANLGLIMVACGVWAIILGLVTNSFIGDFIPRFIMGDPQAMIPTTIPSINSFAHPENILIIALLVGVLHINMGLAFGAYNNIIRGDVREALGAQIVWFIIEAGLALLAIAYLMLGGGILMYLGGAIFVAGLIMLVYLNGPFGLMDLSGFLGNVLSYARLLALCLSTGGIATTVNILTGIVGDMIPFIGIILAPLVFIGGQIANLAFQTLGAFINALRLHYVEFFAQFYIGGSQKFRAFRAKRKYTDLGGK; the protein is encoded by the coding sequence ATGTTCAAGCCGGCAAGGATGAAAAAGCTCAGGATTATCACCCTGGACAAGTACGCAGATTCTGCTGTGAATGCACTTCACGAAGCAGGACTGGTCCAGATTGAAGATATATCCGAGCGAATACAACAGGATGCAGAATGGAGACAGATCCTGAAACCATCCAGCGCCTCTCCTTTTACCGCGAAAATTTCTTCCCTTCTTATGAAAACATCAGGAACCGCTGATTTTTTAAAGTCAATGGCCCATAAGGAGAAAGGAATTTTACCCCTGGTGAAGGGTTTCATAAACCCACCACCCATTCAAAAAGTAGAAGTAGAAGCCTTGGATGTTCAGGAACTGATTGATAAGGCTGAAAAAACCCTGGGAGAAGTTGAGTCGCGTACTCAACCCCTGGAAGAAAAAATCAACCAACTCGACTCAAAAAAAACTGAACTTGAAAATTCCCTTAAAGTAGCGCAAAACCTTTTAAATTTTGATATTGACCTTTCTCTTCTGGAAGGATCTGAATATGTCTCTTTTATTGCTGGTAAAATATCATCAGAATCCTATGACACTTTTGAAAATAGTCTAAAGGATATTAATGACGAAATAGTAGTTTTTGACCAGGAAAGTGAATCCAAAGGATTCAAAATACTGGTTATTGTAACCTTAAAAAGTCATTCTGATGAAGTTTTAAGTCAGCTGCGGAAGCTTGAATTTGAAAGATTCGAATTCAATGCACTGGAAGGTAAACCCAGTGAGATAATATCTAAATCCGAATCCGAGATTGAATCTATCAGCAGAGAAAAGGAATCCATCTTAGAAGATCTGGCAGATATATCTGCCGAATGGTTAAACCCGCTCATGGGCCTCAAGGAACAGTTAGAAATTGAAAAACAACGCAACGAGATTTTCTCTTCCTTTGGAGAAACAGAGAATACTAAAATGTTCGAGGGATGGGTAACTGAAAAGCAATTGAAAGAAGCCCTGGTGACTATTGACACTTCAACTGAAGGTCATTCCATTGTGGATGTGACTGACCCTGATGTCAATAATGATAACATTCCAGTTCATCTTGATAATCCTCGTTTTGCCAAACCATACGAGATGTTTGTGCACATGTATTCTCCCCCAGATTACCGGGAGATTGATCCCACCATTTTGATGGCCATCATATTCCCCTTCTTCTTCGGTTTCTGTCTTACAGAAGCTGGTTACGGGATAGTTGATGCAATGGTGGGTTATATTATATTCCGAGGTCTGGGAAGAAACAGTAAAACCATGGCCAACCTTGGCCTTATAATGGTTGCCTGTGGAGTTTGGGCCATAATCCTGGGACTGGTAACTAACAGTTTCATCGGAGACTTTATACCCAGGTTTATTATGGGAGATCCACAAGCAATGATCCCCACCACCATTCCCTCTATAAACTCCTTCGCACATCCGGAAAACATCCTTATAATTGCATTGTTAGTGGGTGTGCTGCACATCAACATGGGTTTGGCCTTTGGAGCCTACAACAACATCATCCGTGGAGATGTACGGGAAGCTTTAGGAGCTCAAATAGTATGGTTTATAATTGAAGCCGGTTTAGCATTACTGGCTATTGCCTACCTCATGTTAGGTGGGGGAATATTAATGTATCTGGGAGGAGCTATTTTCGTAGCAGGCCTAATAATGCTTGTTTACTTGAATGGTCCCTTCGGACTCATGGACCTCTCAGGTTTCCTGGGAAACGTTCTTTCATACGCCAGGCTACTGGCATTATGTCTTTCCACAGGAGGAATTGCCACCACAGTTAACATCTTAACTGGAATTGTGGGAGATATGATTCCTTTTATTGGAATAATACTTGCACCCCTAGTCTTTATTGGAGGACAAATTGCAAACCTTGCCTTCCAAACATTGGGTGCCTTTATAAATGCACTGCGTTTGCACTATGTTGAGTTTTTTGCTCAGTTTTACATTGGAGGAAGTCAAAAGTTTAGGGCCTTCAGAGCCAAAAGAAAGTACACTGATTTAGGAGGAAAATAA